A region from the Beduinella massiliensis genome encodes:
- a CDS encoding amidohydrolase, giving the protein MQDAQLISLVDRHRGAILSTQDFLWAHPQTGYREWEADRYMAAHFEALGYRLTRAGDIPGFYADVDTGHPGPKVALLAELDSLICRNHPDANPETGAVHACGHSAQCAAMAGLAAALREPGALDGLCGSIRLMVVPAEELIEIGYREALRKRGVIRYLGGKVEFLARGFFDGVDMAMMIHNSAHSEGPAMLVGEGCNGCVTKQMTFTGVAAHAGGSPHEGINALYAATTALSAVNALRETFRDEDHIRFHPIITKGGQAVNAIPDTVVVESYVRGATMEAIRAANERVNRAMAGCAAAFGASVHLQDRPGYSPLLNDRTLARTACEAAEAVLGACEAAYDGTWDTGCTDMGDLSCVMPVVHPYIKGSQGLGHGDNYRIADPEMACVVPAKILLLTAHRLLANGAARAKAVLESFRPRYASREAFLSAIDALYLDREAVRVQEDGTVLLDYK; this is encoded by the coding sequence ATGCAGGACGCTCAGCTCATTTCGCTCGTGGACAGGCACCGCGGCGCGATCCTCAGTACGCAGGACTTTCTTTGGGCCCACCCCCAGACCGGCTATCGCGAATGGGAGGCGGACCGGTACATGGCCGCGCACTTCGAAGCCCTCGGCTACCGCCTCACGCGCGCGGGCGACATCCCCGGCTTTTACGCAGACGTGGACACGGGTCATCCGGGCCCGAAGGTAGCCCTGCTCGCGGAGCTCGACTCGCTCATCTGCAGGAACCACCCGGACGCGAACCCCGAGACGGGCGCTGTGCACGCCTGCGGCCACAGCGCGCAGTGCGCCGCGATGGCCGGACTGGCGGCGGCGCTGCGCGAGCCGGGCGCGCTGGACGGGTTGTGCGGGTCGATCCGGCTGATGGTCGTGCCTGCGGAGGAGCTCATCGAGATCGGCTACCGCGAGGCGCTCAGAAAGCGGGGCGTGATCCGCTATCTCGGCGGCAAGGTGGAGTTCCTCGCGCGCGGCTTCTTCGACGGCGTGGACATGGCGATGATGATCCACAACAGCGCCCACAGCGAGGGCCCTGCGATGCTCGTCGGAGAGGGCTGCAACGGCTGCGTCACCAAGCAGATGACGTTCACGGGCGTAGCCGCGCACGCGGGCGGCTCGCCGCACGAAGGAATCAACGCGCTGTACGCGGCGACGACGGCGCTCTCCGCGGTCAACGCGCTGCGCGAGACGTTCCGGGACGAAGACCACATCCGCTTTCACCCCATCATCACGAAGGGCGGACAGGCGGTCAACGCCATCCCAGACACGGTGGTGGTGGAAAGCTACGTGCGCGGCGCGACGATGGAGGCGATACGCGCGGCAAACGAGCGCGTCAACCGCGCGATGGCGGGCTGCGCGGCTGCCTTCGGCGCAAGCGTGCACCTGCAGGACCGCCCCGGCTATTCCCCGCTGCTGAACGACCGCACGCTCGCGCGGACGGCCTGCGAGGCGGCGGAGGCGGTGCTCGGCGCCTGCGAGGCGGCCTATGACGGCACGTGGGACACGGGCTGCACGGACATGGGCGACCTGAGCTGCGTGATGCCGGTCGTCCATCCCTACATCAAGGGCTCGCAGGGGCTGGGGCACGGCGACAACTACCGCATCGCAGACCCGGAGATGGCCTGCGTCGTGCCCGCGAAGATCCTGCTGCTCACGGCGCACCGGCTGCTCGCAAACGGCGCCGCGCGCGCCAAGGCCGTGCTCGAGAGCTTCAGGCCCCGCTATGCCAGCCGGGAGGCGTTCCTGTCGGCTATCGACGCGCTCTATCTAGATCGCGAGGCCGTCCGCGTACAGGAGGACGGCACGGTTCTGCTCGACTACAAATGA
- a CDS encoding GNAT family N-acetyltransferase, translating to MEERFLRTGLDKSLPHIGVIMEKRDTAAYPRFELPKGYRFSAFEPGFEARWARLQHLVGHVDSLQEAEEVFQSGFLLGCGTDWAQPRPPERRDIPAEAFPCYEEMRRRLLFVTDAAGDVVGTGALWPGRHFGVERQRLHWVAVHPDHQGRGIAKALVTRLLDLYNELGYAGYVYLTSQTWSYRALSVYGKFGFRPYLGAKPPNWLSVNLASQAREPWDYEERNREAWAMIQDKIDAYERSRRP from the coding sequence ATGGAAGAGCGCTTTTTGCGCACCGGGCTGGACAAGTCCCTGCCGCACATCGGCGTCATCATGGAAAAGCGGGATACGGCGGCGTATCCGCGCTTTGAGCTGCCGAAGGGGTATCGCTTTAGCGCGTTTGAGCCGGGCTTTGAAGCGCGGTGGGCGCGATTGCAGCACCTGGTAGGCCACGTCGATTCTCTGCAGGAGGCGGAGGAAGTCTTCCAAAGCGGGTTTCTCCTGGGCTGTGGGACGGACTGGGCGCAACCGCGGCCGCCCGAACGGAGGGATATACCTGCCGAGGCGTTTCCCTGCTATGAAGAGATGCGCAGACGTCTTCTCTTCGTGACGGATGCAGCGGGAGACGTCGTGGGTACGGGCGCGCTCTGGCCGGGCCGTCACTTCGGGGTGGAGCGCCAGCGCCTGCACTGGGTCGCCGTGCATCCGGACCATCAGGGGCGGGGAATCGCCAAGGCGTTGGTGACACGCCTGCTCGACCTGTATAACGAGCTGGGGTATGCGGGCTACGTGTACCTGACCTCGCAGACGTGGAGCTATCGGGCGCTTTCGGTTTACGGCAAGTTCGGATTCCGGCCGTATCTGGGCGCAAAGCCGCCGAATTGGCTGTCGGTAAACCTCGCTTCGCAGGCGCGCGAACCCTGGGATTACGAGGAAAGGAACCGCGAGGCGTGGGCGATGATCCAAGACAAGATCGACGCCTATGAGCGGTCGCGGCGTCCGTAA
- a CDS encoding GTP-binding protein, producing MNRTIGILAHVDAGKTTLSEQILYLAGVLRAPGRVDHQDAFMDADALERRRGITIFSGQAVFALGENQYTLLDTPGHADFSAEMERALQVLDAAILVVSCVEGVQSHTETVWRLARQAGLPVFFFLNKTDREGADVRRTLDGIRARLTGDCVLLDAGAAEGSFAPAAKEEIAARDEALLEGYLAGTASSEDFLRAARLETAQRQLFPAFAGAALRGEGVRELLYGLDALLKDAAPQLDAPFAARVFRVRRDAQGARVVHMKVLSGALCVKDEVASLTRAGEAVREKVHELRVYSGDKYRVVQRTQAGDVVAATGLETPLPGDRIGGAPALSRFDTRPMLRARVLFSPPLSKDAVLSALRLLEQEDPALSVGADPDSGDLEVSVMGPIQLEVLTELLEARFRMRVGFGQSRILYMETIADEAIGTGHYEPLRHYAEVRLRLTPGPRGSGVTFDSVCPVDLLALNWQRLVHTHVMERTHRGVLTGAPLTDVRVTLLTGRAHLKHTEGGDFREATYRAIRQGLMGARSVLLEPVCRFTLTAPEESLGRILSDLTRLRADFDAPVSAGGLVALSGLCPAATFLQYPPEFTAATRGRGAVSFALSHYAPCANAEEVVALAGYNPLASLSDTPDSVFCSHGAGFGVSWREAPNWAHCPLPEREAKPFVP from the coding sequence ATGAACAGGACGATTGGCATTTTGGCGCACGTGGACGCGGGCAAGACCACCCTGTCCGAGCAGATTCTTTACCTCGCGGGCGTCCTGCGCGCGCCCGGACGGGTGGATCATCAGGACGCCTTCATGGATGCGGACGCGCTGGAGCGGCGCCGGGGCATTACCATCTTTTCCGGGCAGGCGGTCTTTGCGCTGGGGGAAAATCAGTACACCCTGCTCGACACGCCCGGCCACGCGGATTTTTCGGCGGAGATGGAGCGCGCCCTGCAGGTGCTGGACGCGGCCATTCTGGTCGTGAGCTGCGTGGAGGGCGTGCAAAGCCACACGGAGACGGTCTGGCGGCTCGCGCGGCAGGCGGGGCTTCCGGTCTTTTTCTTCCTGAACAAGACGGATCGGGAGGGGGCGGACGTCCGGCGCACGCTGGACGGCATCCGCGCGCGGCTCACGGGAGACTGCGTGCTGCTGGACGCGGGCGCGGCGGAGGGCTCGTTTGCGCCCGCCGCGAAGGAGGAAATCGCCGCGCGCGACGAGGCGCTGCTGGAGGGCTACCTCGCGGGTACGGCATCTAGCGAGGACTTTCTGCGCGCAGCGCGGCTGGAGACGGCGCAGAGACAGCTGTTTCCGGCCTTCGCGGGCGCGGCGCTCAGGGGGGAGGGCGTGCGGGAGCTGCTCTATGGGCTCGACGCGCTGCTCAAAGACGCAGCGCCCCAGCTCGATGCGCCCTTCGCGGCCCGTGTCTTTCGCGTGCGGCGCGACGCACAGGGCGCGCGGGTCGTGCATATGAAGGTGCTCTCCGGCGCGCTCTGCGTCAAGGATGAGGTCGCAAGCCTGACGCGCGCGGGCGAGGCGGTGCGCGAAAAGGTGCACGAGCTTCGCGTGTACAGCGGCGACAAGTATCGCGTGGTTCAGCGGACGCAGGCGGGGGACGTGGTCGCGGCGACGGGGCTGGAGACGCCGCTTCCGGGCGACCGTATCGGCGGCGCACCCGCGCTTTCCCGCTTCGACACGCGCCCGATGCTCCGCGCGCGCGTGTTGTTTTCGCCGCCGCTTTCAAAGGACGCGGTGCTTTCGGCGCTGCGGCTGCTGGAGCAGGAGGACCCTGCGCTCTCGGTGGGCGCGGACCCAGATTCGGGCGACCTGGAGGTCAGCGTCATGGGCCCGATTCAGCTGGAAGTGCTGACGGAGCTTCTGGAGGCGCGCTTTCGCATGCGCGTCGGCTTTGGTCAAAGCCGCATCCTCTACATGGAGACGATCGCGGACGAGGCGATCGGCACCGGGCACTACGAACCGCTGCGCCACTACGCGGAGGTGCGCCTGCGCCTCACGCCCGGGCCGCGCGGCAGCGGCGTCACGTTTGACAGCGTATGCCCGGTGGATTTGCTCGCCCTGAACTGGCAGCGCCTCGTCCATACGCACGTGATGGAGCGCACGCACCGCGGCGTGCTGACGGGCGCGCCGCTGACGGACGTGCGCGTGACGCTGCTCACGGGACGCGCGCACCTCAAGCACACGGAGGGCGGCGACTTCCGCGAGGCGACCTACCGCGCGATCCGGCAGGGGCTGATGGGCGCGCGCTCTGTGCTGCTCGAGCCGGTCTGCCGCTTTACCCTCACCGCGCCGGAGGAATCGCTGGGCCGAATCCTCTCCGACCTCACGCGCCTGCGCGCGGACTTCGATGCGCCCGTGAGCGCGGGCGGCCTCGTCGCGCTGTCGGGGCTCTGCCCGGCGGCGACGTTCCTACAGTATCCGCCGGAGTTTACGGCGGCGACGCGCGGGCGCGGGGCGGTGTCGTTCGCCCTGTCGCACTACGCGCCCTGCGCGAACGCGGAGGAGGTCGTCGCGCTCGCGGGCTATAACCCGCTCGCGAGCCTCTCCGATACGCCGGATTCCGTGTTCTGCAGCCACGGCGCGGGCTTTGGCGTCAGCTGGCGCGAGGCGCCGAACTGGGCGCACTGTCCGCTCCCGGAGCGGGAGGCGAAGCCCTTCGTCCCGTAA
- a CDS encoding sugar phosphate nucleotidyltransferase: MNTTLIIMAAGMGSRYGGNKQVDAIGPGGEILMEYSIYDAIRAGFNKVVFIIKREMLDTVREMVGDRIAKKVKVEYAFQDFSSLPAFYQVPAGRTKPFGTVHAILCARDVVHEPFAVLNADDYYGVPAFQSMHDCLQSLAPTGEAAMVGYRLCNTVSENGTVTRGVCSLLDGKLAAVKETYKIRPFPDGTIRDTSQSEEGAALDPQALVSMNFWGFTPWIFEAADAYFTAFLKALAPDSVKGECLLPIMVDDLMRAGGLSVRVLSTDAVWFGITYREDKPYVMGELKALHAAGVYPKTLRD; this comes from the coding sequence ATGAACACGACGCTTATCATCATGGCGGCGGGCATGGGATCGCGCTATGGCGGCAACAAGCAGGTGGACGCGATCGGGCCGGGCGGCGAGATCCTGATGGAGTATTCGATTTACGACGCAATCCGCGCGGGCTTTAACAAGGTAGTCTTTATCATCAAACGCGAAATGCTGGATACCGTGCGCGAGATGGTGGGCGACCGCATCGCGAAAAAGGTGAAGGTCGAATACGCCTTTCAGGATTTTTCTTCGCTCCCTGCGTTTTATCAGGTGCCGGCGGGGCGCACCAAGCCGTTCGGCACGGTGCACGCCATCCTCTGTGCGCGGGACGTCGTGCATGAGCCCTTCGCGGTGCTCAACGCGGACGATTACTACGGCGTGCCCGCCTTTCAGTCCATGCACGACTGCCTGCAAAGCCTCGCGCCCACGGGCGAGGCGGCGATGGTCGGATACCGCCTGTGCAACACGGTCTCCGAAAACGGCACGGTGACGCGCGGCGTCTGTTCGCTGCTGGACGGCAAGCTGGCCGCGGTCAAGGAGACGTACAAGATTCGCCCCTTCCCGGACGGCACCATCCGCGATACCTCCCAGAGCGAGGAGGGCGCGGCGCTCGACCCGCAGGCGCTGGTCTCCATGAACTTCTGGGGCTTCACCCCGTGGATCTTCGAGGCGGCGGACGCCTACTTTACCGCGTTCTTAAAGGCGCTTGCGCCGGACAGCGTGAAGGGCGAGTGCCTGCTGCCGATCATGGTGGACGACCTGATGCGGGCGGGCGGGCTGTCGGTGCGCGTGCTCTCCACGGACGCGGTCTGGTTCGGCATTACCTACAGGGAGGACAAGCCCTACGTCATGGGCGAGCTGAAGGCGCTGCACGCCGCGGGCGTGTACCCGAAGACGCTCAGAGACTGA
- a CDS encoding carcinine hydrolase/isopenicillin-N N-acyltransferase family protein, translating into MTSTPKHSARRHPLRILLVCVLLALVVALAALLTLFQGELRTLMTVEKQREYPLYTMNYLGDYGFDKYLAEGSASDAELIAFVTRTLLKGIPLPFSIPDLGCSTFNAVTPEGEAIFGRNFDLSYSPALLVRTQPKDGYASLSMVNMGFLGYGEGKLPDSLLSSFILLAAPYAPLDGVNEKGVSIGVLLIPTEPTAQETGKTPISTTAAVRLVLDKAASVDEAIDLLSRYDMHASAGSSYHFQIADAQGHSAVVEFEGDVMSVVRADTPYQACTNFLQTPAYYGQGKGLERYDLLVRTLAEKGGVLTMEEGMALLSAVSQPFEDVTSDSDTQWSVMYNNATGEAVVCAGRDYENPYFTSL; encoded by the coding sequence ATGACATCCACCCCCAAGCATTCCGCCCGGCGCCACCCGCTGCGAATCCTGCTGGTCTGCGTCCTTCTCGCGCTGGTCGTCGCCCTTGCGGCCCTGCTTACGCTGTTTCAAGGCGAGCTGCGCACGCTGATGACGGTCGAAAAGCAGCGCGAATACCCGCTGTACACCATGAACTACCTGGGCGACTACGGCTTTGACAAGTACCTGGCGGAGGGCTCTGCGAGCGATGCGGAGCTGATCGCCTTCGTCACCCGCACGCTGCTCAAGGGCATCCCCCTGCCGTTCAGCATCCCCGACCTCGGCTGCTCGACGTTTAACGCCGTCACCCCCGAAGGAGAGGCGATATTCGGGCGCAACTTCGACCTTTCCTACTCGCCCGCGCTGCTCGTGCGCACGCAGCCGAAGGACGGATATGCGTCTCTTTCGATGGTCAACATGGGCTTTCTGGGTTACGGCGAGGGCAAGCTGCCGGATTCGCTGCTTTCTTCCTTCATCCTGCTCGCCGCGCCTTACGCGCCGCTGGACGGCGTGAACGAGAAGGGCGTGTCCATCGGCGTGCTGCTCATTCCCACCGAGCCGACGGCGCAGGAGACGGGCAAGACGCCCATCAGCACCACCGCCGCGGTGCGGCTGGTGCTGGACAAGGCCGCGAGCGTGGACGAGGCGATCGACCTGCTCTCGCGCTACGACATGCACGCCTCGGCGGGCAGCAGCTACCACTTCCAGATCGCGGACGCGCAGGGCCATTCCGCCGTCGTCGAATTCGAGGGCGACGTCATGAGCGTCGTGCGCGCAGACACGCCCTATCAGGCCTGCACCAACTTTTTGCAGACGCCCGCCTATTACGGCCAGGGCAAGGGGCTGGAGCGCTACGACCTGCTCGTGCGAACGCTGGCGGAAAAGGGCGGTGTGCTCACGATGGAGGAGGGCATGGCGCTCCTGTCCGCCGTCAGCCAGCCCTTTGAGGACGTGACGTCCGACAGCGACACGCAATGGTCGGTGATGTACAACAACGCGACGGGCGAAGCCGTGGTCTGCGCGGGCCGCGACTACGAAAACCCGTATTTCACATCGCTCTGA
- a CDS encoding aminotransferase class I/II-fold pyridoxal phosphate-dependent enzyme — translation MILFLNDYSEGAHPRILEAMAEGNLRQQRGYGLDDISLRAHERIRALIDRPDADVHLLTGGTSANLVALSAFLRPHEAVICADCGHINTHETGALEGAGHKILTAPSHDGKLTAQAVRRIAAAHTDEHMVRPRAVFISNASELGTVYSLEELRGLRAACDACGLYLYMDGARLGAALASEGCDVRFSDLPGLCDAFYIGGTKNGALIGEAMVLVNPALKADFRYLIKNRGGMLAKGFVAGYQFDVLMQDGLYLRLARHANGMAQVIRAAFSERDVPFFVETATNQLFPILTAPQIAYLERDFGFQVWEQLSDGRTAIRIVTSWATPEENARALAEAIAGMP, via the coding sequence ATGATTCTGTTTCTGAACGATTACAGCGAGGGCGCGCACCCGCGCATCCTCGAAGCCATGGCGGAGGGCAACCTGCGCCAGCAGCGCGGCTATGGGCTGGACGACATCTCGCTTCGCGCACACGAGCGGATTCGCGCGCTGATCGACCGTCCGGACGCGGACGTGCACCTGCTCACCGGCGGCACCAGCGCCAACCTCGTCGCGCTGAGCGCCTTCCTGCGCCCGCACGAGGCCGTCATCTGCGCGGACTGCGGCCACATCAACACGCACGAAACCGGCGCGCTCGAGGGCGCGGGCCACAAGATCCTGACCGCCCCTTCCCACGACGGCAAGCTGACCGCGCAGGCCGTACGCCGCATCGCCGCCGCCCATACGGACGAGCACATGGTGCGCCCGCGCGCGGTGTTCATCTCGAACGCCTCCGAGCTGGGGACGGTGTACAGCCTGGAGGAGCTGCGCGGCTTACGCGCGGCCTGCGACGCGTGCGGCCTGTACCTGTACATGGACGGCGCGCGCCTGGGCGCGGCACTCGCGAGCGAGGGCTGCGATGTGCGCTTCAGCGACCTGCCGGGCCTGTGCGACGCCTTTTACATCGGCGGCACGAAGAACGGCGCGCTCATTGGCGAGGCAATGGTGCTCGTAAACCCCGCCCTCAAGGCCGACTTCCGCTACCTCATCAAGAACCGGGGCGGCATGCTCGCCAAGGGCTTCGTCGCAGGCTATCAGTTCGACGTGCTGATGCAGGACGGCCTGTACCTGCGCCTTGCCCGCCACGCGAACGGGATGGCGCAGGTGATCCGCGCCGCGTTCTCCGAAAGGGACGTTCCCTTCTTCGTGGAGACGGCCACCAACCAGCTCTTCCCCATCCTGACCGCCCCGCAGATCGCGTATCTCGAGCGGGATTTCGGCTTTCAGGTCTGGGAGCAGCTTTCGGACGGGCGCACCGCCATCCGCATCGTCACCAGCTGGGCAACGCCCGAGGAAAACGCCCGCGCGCTCGCAGAGGCGATTGCGGGGATGCCGTAA